One window of the Devosia sp. 2618 genome contains the following:
- a CDS encoding ATP-binding cassette domain-containing protein, with amino-acid sequence MSELRLNSVSFAYDGAASQIVLNHVSLGIAQGEFIAVLGQSGSGKTSLLNLAAGFLEPSEGHVTIDGRTLHGPSANRAVVFQDDALYAWLNARDNVAFPLHLRKVGKTERRQRADALLASVGLEGQGDKAVWELSGGMRQRVGIARALAAEPDFLLMDEPLGALDAMTRDQMQELLLTIWHRSGTGALLITHSVEEALFLATRIVVLAAHPGRIALSRDVDFSRRFLAGETARSLKSAPEFVAAREELLSAIEQPDLAVAA; translated from the coding sequence ATGTCGGAACTGCGTCTGAACTCTGTCAGCTTCGCCTATGACGGCGCGGCCTCCCAGATCGTGCTGAACCACGTCTCGCTGGGGATCGCCCAAGGCGAATTCATCGCCGTTCTGGGGCAGTCCGGCTCCGGAAAAACCAGCCTCCTCAATCTGGCCGCCGGGTTTCTCGAACCCTCCGAAGGTCATGTGACCATTGACGGCCGCACGTTGCACGGCCCATCCGCCAACCGCGCCGTGGTCTTTCAGGACGACGCGCTCTACGCTTGGCTCAACGCCCGCGACAACGTTGCTTTCCCACTCCACTTGCGCAAAGTCGGCAAGACCGAACGCCGCCAGCGCGCTGATGCACTGCTGGCCAGCGTCGGGCTCGAGGGGCAGGGCGACAAGGCCGTCTGGGAATTGTCAGGCGGCATGCGCCAGCGCGTCGGTATTGCCCGCGCGCTTGCTGCCGAACCGGATTTTCTGCTGATGGACGAGCCGCTTGGCGCGCTCGACGCCATGACGCGTGACCAGATGCAGGAACTGCTGCTGACCATCTGGCATCGCTCCGGCACCGGCGCATTGCTCATCACCCATTCGGTCGAAGAAGCCCTGTTTCTCGCCACCCGCATTGTCGTTCTGGCGGCGCATCCGGGGCGCATCGCGCTATCCCGCGACGTCGATTTCAGTCGCCGCTTTCTGGCCGGCGAAACCGCCCGCTCGCTCAAGTCCGCCCCCGAATTTGTTGCTGCGCGGGAAGAACTGCTCTCAGCCATCGAGCAACCCGACCTGGCGGTGGCAGCATGA
- the tauA gene encoding taurine ABC transporter substrate-binding protein, which produces MSNSRHALLALGLTGLLTALSATTSYAVDLRIAWQPIVEPSKVPQADGAYEAATGANITWSRFEGGADVIAAIASGSIDIGYVGSSPLTVAASQQLPIETIFIVGNIAEAEALAVKGVTKPEELVGKKIATPFVSTGHYSLLTALKHWGIESGSLEILNLRPPEIAAAWERGDIDGAYVWDPVLAQLKAGGATVLADSADVAQWGGPTFDAWIVRKDFAEANPDIVNAFVKVTGEATDAYIAAPESWNADSAEAKKIADLSGANLADVQLLLKGYVFPSLEQQAGPDFLGGGTATAVAATATFLAEQGRISGALPDYSPYVSTAFVKAALAK; this is translated from the coding sequence ATGTCGAATTCACGCCATGCACTACTGGCCTTGGGCCTGACAGGTCTGCTGACCGCACTGAGCGCCACAACATCCTACGCCGTTGATCTGCGCATCGCTTGGCAGCCAATTGTCGAGCCAAGCAAGGTGCCACAGGCCGACGGCGCCTACGAAGCCGCCACCGGCGCCAACATCACCTGGAGCCGCTTTGAAGGCGGTGCTGACGTCATCGCCGCCATCGCTTCCGGTTCGATCGATATCGGCTATGTCGGCTCGAGCCCGCTGACCGTGGCTGCCAGCCAGCAGTTGCCGATCGAAACCATCTTCATCGTCGGCAATATCGCAGAAGCCGAAGCGCTGGCAGTCAAGGGCGTCACCAAGCCCGAAGAACTCGTCGGCAAAAAGATCGCGACGCCGTTCGTCAGCACCGGTCACTACAGCCTGCTTACCGCCCTCAAACATTGGGGCATCGAGTCCGGCTCGCTCGAAATTCTCAACCTGCGTCCACCCGAGATCGCGGCCGCCTGGGAGCGCGGCGATATCGACGGCGCCTATGTGTGGGACCCGGTATTGGCTCAGCTCAAGGCTGGCGGCGCCACCGTTCTCGCCGATAGCGCCGACGTCGCCCAGTGGGGTGGCCCAACCTTTGATGCCTGGATCGTGCGCAAGGATTTCGCCGAAGCCAACCCGGACATCGTCAACGCCTTCGTCAAGGTAACCGGCGAAGCCACCGATGCTTATATCGCCGCGCCCGAAAGCTGGAACGCCGACTCCGCCGAGGCCAAAAAGATCGCCGACCTCTCCGGCGCCAACTTGGCTGACGTGCAATTGCTGCTCAAGGGCTATGTGTTCCCATCGCTCGAACAGCAGGCCGGCCCCGATTTCCTCGGTGGTGGTACCGCCACGGCGGTTGCCGCAACAGCAACGTTCCTTGCCGAACAGGGCCGCATCAGCGGCGCACTGCCAGACTATTCCCCTTACGTGTCGACGGCCTTCGTGAAGGCCGCACTCGCCAAGTAA
- a CDS encoding flavin reductase family protein encodes MSILEFASYSAPFSPSVDPRPSVAADDFKFAMRHLSGAVSVVTTGYGAERTGFTATSVSSFSVEPPTVLVSLNRTSSSWAVLQRTGAFAVNILTAEQSHIADRFAGRGGEKGVGRYVDGEWRELATGVQTLVGALTVIDCELDEVIERHSHALLIGRVRAIEVQGQSAPLLYYHGSYGRFDRTPR; translated from the coding sequence GTGTCTATTCTCGAATTTGCCAGCTACAGCGCGCCCTTTTCGCCGAGCGTCGATCCGCGACCCAGCGTTGCCGCCGACGATTTCAAATTCGCCATGCGCCATCTCAGCGGCGCGGTCAGCGTCGTCACCACCGGCTATGGTGCCGAGCGTACCGGCTTCACCGCAACCTCGGTATCGTCCTTTTCGGTCGAACCGCCAACCGTTCTGGTCAGCCTCAACCGCACATCATCGTCCTGGGCCGTGTTGCAGCGCACTGGCGCGTTCGCGGTTAACATTTTGACAGCAGAACAGTCTCACATTGCTGACCGTTTCGCCGGTCGCGGTGGCGAAAAAGGCGTCGGCCGCTACGTCGATGGCGAGTGGCGTGAACTCGCAACGGGCGTGCAAACCCTTGTCGGCGCACTCACCGTTATCGATTGCGAACTCGACGAAGTCATCGAACGCCATTCCCACGCCCTGCTGATCGGCCGTGTTCGCGCCATCGAAGTCCAGGGCCAGTCCGCGCCTCTGCTCTACTATCACGGCTCTTATGGCCGTTTTGATCGGACGCCGCGCTAG
- a CDS encoding FAD/NAD(P)-binding protein, with amino-acid sequence MSAASGRPSVTIIGGGASGVLLAAHLLRDPATDIRVTLIERRGQFGQGLAYSASQRDHKVNVPARGMSAFADDPDHFWRWLQKRGYPSATGSWVFVPRRLYGAYLEDVLTEAGRSKLGRLVILSEEVTAVREGKTGIETVLANGTSLISRSAVLAVGHETQPARGRGIAVRVGSDRDTPLDPDVPVVILGSGLSMVDAWLSLADSSHRGPIIVVSRNGLLPKGHKDVAPINIDAADVPFGTSLPYFMAWFRQLVRDTEAAGGDWRSVVDGLRPYNQRLWQSWSDHIRRQFLRHLRPWWNIHRHRLPPELYERLVRAVDTGQVSLTAAEFIGVERHGDGARAQIRRRGSTVREPLDVARVYDCGGVSVDVSSSSNPVIRELVADGRARADTLRIGLDVDDHCAVIDAQGKVTDRLLVVGPLTRGRFFEIEAIPDIRVQAAKIAARILSNS; translated from the coding sequence ATGAGCGCCGCGTCCGGTCGGCCTTCCGTTACCATCATTGGCGGTGGCGCCAGTGGCGTCCTGCTCGCGGCCCACCTGCTGCGTGATCCCGCAACCGACATTCGCGTCACGCTGATCGAGCGGCGGGGCCAGTTCGGGCAGGGTCTCGCCTATTCCGCCAGCCAGCGCGACCACAAGGTCAACGTCCCCGCGCGCGGCATGAGCGCCTTTGCCGATGACCCGGACCACTTCTGGCGCTGGCTGCAAAAGCGCGGCTATCCATCTGCCACCGGCTCATGGGTTTTCGTGCCGCGCCGCCTCTATGGCGCCTATCTCGAAGACGTGTTGACCGAGGCCGGTCGTTCCAAGCTCGGTCGTCTGGTCATCCTCTCCGAAGAAGTCACCGCTGTCCGCGAAGGCAAGACCGGCATCGAAACCGTGCTGGCCAATGGCACGAGCCTAATCAGCCGCAGCGCCGTGCTTGCCGTGGGGCACGAAACCCAGCCGGCGCGTGGTCGCGGCATTGCTGTCCGCGTCGGTTCCGACCGCGATACCCCGCTTGATCCCGATGTGCCGGTTGTCATCCTGGGCTCGGGCCTCAGCATGGTCGACGCCTGGCTGTCGCTCGCCGATTCCAGCCATCGCGGTCCCATCATCGTCGTTTCGCGCAACGGTCTGCTGCCCAAGGGCCACAAGGACGTCGCGCCGATCAATATCGACGCCGCCGATGTGCCGTTCGGCACCAGCCTTCCCTATTTCATGGCGTGGTTCCGCCAGCTGGTGCGTGACACCGAAGCTGCCGGTGGCGACTGGCGCAGCGTTGTCGATGGCCTCCGCCCCTACAATCAGCGCCTGTGGCAGAGCTGGTCCGACCATATCCGTCGCCAGTTCCTCCGCCACTTGCGCCCATGGTGGAATATTCACCGCCATCGCCTGCCGCCCGAACTCTATGAGCGGCTGGTCCGCGCCGTCGATACCGGGCAGGTCAGTCTCACCGCCGCCGAGTTCATCGGCGTCGAACGTCATGGAGACGGCGCCCGCGCGCAGATCCGCCGTCGCGGCTCCACTGTCCGCGAACCGCTTGATGTGGCCCGCGTCTATGATTGCGGCGGCGTCAGCGTCGATGTGAGTTCAAGCTCCAATCCGGTGATCCGCGAACTGGTGGCCGACGGCCGCGCCCGCGCCGACACTCTGCGCATCGGTCTCGATGTGGACGACCACTGCGCCGTCATCGACGCCCAAGGCAAAGTCACCGACCGTCTGCTGGTCGTCGGACCGCTGACGCGCGGACGTTTTTTCGAGATCGAAGCCATTCCCGATATCCGGGTGCAGGCCGCCAAGATCGCCGCGCGGATTCTGTCCAACAGCTAG